From Amycolatopsis sp. cg9, one genomic window encodes:
- a CDS encoding FAD-dependent monooxygenase: protein MPAEHLKVIVLGAGIGGLALAAALKRCGIEVEVHERATTLRAEGSGLGMITNAISALATLGIDLDLARRGEVVTAFDIKDAQGGPIVRLPMPEVGHELGAPSVCIGRNALHEALREAAGGVPVFLGRRAVRVESGVYGATVEFDDGSTARGDVVVGADGFNSVVRRQFAGPDEAVLEPGYVCWLAITPFRHPALPKGAVAHYWGSGQRFGLLDIGGGDFYWWGTKNLPVAEARDWRGTREDLLALYDGWADEVTAAIAVTPIENVIAVPARDRVFLEKWGEGRVTLLGDAAHPMLTSLGQGAGMAVEDAVVLATTLARIDDPVAALRSYEDQRRDRTRMVVEASRALSESEQLEDPALRRERDDRLRGTSFDDLVAGQRDLLTFPGVLV from the coding sequence ATGCCAGCTGAACACCTGAAGGTCATCGTGCTCGGGGCCGGCATCGGCGGCCTCGCCCTCGCGGCCGCGCTGAAGCGGTGCGGCATCGAGGTCGAAGTGCACGAGCGGGCCACGACGTTGCGCGCCGAAGGCTCCGGTCTCGGCATGATCACCAACGCCATCAGCGCGCTCGCCACCCTCGGCATCGACCTCGACCTCGCCCGCCGCGGCGAAGTCGTCACCGCGTTCGACATCAAGGACGCCCAGGGCGGCCCGATCGTGCGGCTGCCGATGCCCGAGGTCGGCCACGAGCTGGGCGCGCCGAGCGTGTGCATCGGCCGCAACGCCCTGCACGAGGCCCTGCGCGAAGCCGCCGGTGGGGTGCCGGTCTTCCTGGGCAGGCGGGCGGTCCGCGTGGAGTCCGGGGTGTACGGCGCCACGGTCGAGTTCGACGACGGCAGCACCGCCCGCGGCGACGTCGTCGTGGGCGCGGACGGCTTCAACTCGGTGGTGCGGCGCCAGTTCGCCGGGCCGGACGAGGCGGTGCTGGAGCCCGGTTACGTCTGCTGGCTCGCCATCACGCCGTTCCGCCACCCGGCGCTGCCGAAGGGCGCCGTGGCGCACTACTGGGGGAGCGGCCAGCGCTTCGGCCTGCTCGACATCGGCGGCGGCGACTTCTACTGGTGGGGCACCAAGAACCTGCCGGTGGCCGAAGCCCGTGACTGGCGCGGCACCCGCGAAGACCTGCTGGCGCTCTACGACGGCTGGGCGGACGAAGTCACGGCCGCGATCGCGGTGACGCCGATCGAGAACGTCATCGCCGTCCCCGCGCGCGACCGCGTCTTCCTCGAGAAGTGGGGCGAAGGCCGGGTGACGCTGCTGGGCGACGCGGCGCACCCGATGCTGACCAGCCTCGGCCAGGGCGCCGGGATGGCCGTCGAGGACGCCGTCGTCCTGGCCACGACCCTCGCGCGGATCGACGACCCGGTCGCCGCGCTGCGCAGCTACGAGGACCAGCGGCGGGACCGGACCCGGATGGTCGTCGAGGCGTCGCGCGCCTTGAGCGAAAGCGAGCAGCTGGAGGACCCGGCGCTGCGGCGCGAGCGCGACGACCGGCTGCGCGGGACATCGTTCGACGACCTCGTCGCCGGCCAGCGCGACCTGTTGACCTTCCCCGGTGTCCTCGTCTGA
- a CDS encoding amino acid adenylation domain-containing protein — protein sequence MRDAQQAHPSEDVHGLSPYQSGIWAAVALNKDSAQYNLLLRVRFEGELDLPLLAKVFSRVLARHDNFRTVFFDVEGVPYQDFQGAARPEVRVADLSAAADPGAVMREEQQRPFPPGGPLVRATLFVEGPGIAHAQVVVHHLVADGFSFTVLANQLVEDYDDALKGLTRIRRAPSPFRRSLPAAARYRESAEFRDDLAFHRAALAGATPVLFAKSGTAPGNERHTFRLPGEWVARVRAAGLPIFPYLAAMTGVFLSRVHRSAEGVLGVPLLNRDDEFLETVGSFTNTVPLRVAVPAGTTVRALVADVQAATRELRRHGRTPLEDILRELPGRPRQLYDVTLSYLRLPSPRTNLVHRTVMETPCHEQDALSILVTAVEGQDDVEVSLDCARDVFGAELPGERVAALFGCLLENGIAGADGPVAEVPMLPGAERALLDAYGRGPEVPFRDEATLSGLFEEQAARHPGRLAVTGPDFRLSYADLDAAANRVARKLIAAGVGPGDRVVVALERGPDLLPALFGVIKAGAAYVPVDPAHPAERIRFLVGDSRPAAVLVSGGTALPPLGGTPVWRVGDLREGDASPVGARATATDIAYVIYTSGSSGRPKGVLVRHRSVVNRLAWMQRRYPLGEHDVLLQKTPTSFDVSVWELFWWALEGAAVALLPPGGEKDPRTIRAAVAEHGVTVAHFVPSMLGSFLEGAEADAGSLRRVFCSGEALPAAHVERFNRLFRVAGGGPELVNLYGPTEATVDVTSYDCPAGTTVARVPIGRPIDNTRLHVVGAHGELQPLGVAGELCIGGAGVAAGYLGRPGLTAERFVPDPFGGEGRLYRTGDLARWLPGGDLEYLGRLDDQVKIRGNRVEPGEVAGALLSAPGVTGAVVVDRTTAARGTHLVGYYTGDGTGLREHLARELPEFMIPAFLVPLDRIPLTPNGKADRRALPEPAAGSTGAARPFTAREAVLAGIWGEVLGRTPESPDEDYYALGGDSLLMLRIRALAEQGGLRFALADLVRHPTVGGLAEHVETAGAEEIAPPRLGLVSAVDRVRLGDVEDAYPLTRLQQGLIYHSREAGSTVYKDVFRYRLRVAWDEPEFRKAVTRLARRHPALRTSFHPGEYAEPLQVVHHAVPGALEVADLRGTARPVAEAEVLAHIERRRHHDYDFGTPPLYLFRAHVRDDGLDLVFSFHHALLDGGSVATLVSELLRGYAHGLGLRAAPVPDLPMPSAAAYLREERHALASAESADFWHGTLDGSEASSIGGFGPHEPRGARATSHRADLAPELGARVRDFARERALSVKSVLFAAHCLTLGLFSGNPDVTTGVVTHGRTHDGVAGLFLNTLPLRVSAGGRSWSGVIREAFLAEKAAYAHRRYPLSAIQDRLGRPPAVTAFNYVHFRQLGEAVRIPGVDLLAFDTYEQTNFELLVNVVTDPADDHLWLRVDGNGTTVTAAQLRLYGDHYVRVLTELLDRPDDPAGLGFLTAPPPQAVPAAHHADVVARFDRCVADHPAALALTGETQWTYGKLGAAADAVAANLRRRGVRAGSIVGVAAGRDPETIAVLLGVLKAGAAVLPLDTGYPPRRLAHLVEHADPELVVGSHPALPTRRTVAAAELLRPAGAPPRGVVTPETTAYVLFTSGSTGQPKGVAMPHRALANLVAWQDRTASGRAAVTLQYAPLSFDVSFQEIFATLCFGGTLCLVPDRGDPAAVLRLMRTHRVERVFLPYVALQQLASAAVATGSFPEDLRVVISSGEQLRITDEIRRLCAAVPGVLLENQYGPTETHVVTHHTLTGPPEHFPDLPPIGRPIDGAALHVLDADLRRVPPGVTGELYAAGTCLADGYLGRADLTAERFRDTGSGRLYRTGDLGYALPDGSIVCTGRSDDQAKVRGFRVEPAEAELALGDLARGPGEVAVVVRPRHPGGDNELVAFLTGAPAGAGELRAALRETLPEHLVPTHFQWLPDLPRTPSGKRDDAALRALPLEVAATHDTTPPRDDRERVLAELVADLLGLPAIGVHANVFDLGMTSLVAMRVVVTLEQRFGTELAPSALLAAPTVATLARRLGAAKPVFSALVPLKPHGSGRPLFIVHPMGGNVLCYVPLAKHLPDDLPVYALQAAGAEAGSTPLSTVEDLVGSYLAEIRTVQPHGPYTIAGWSFGGFVAFELARRLGAAGEAVDRPILLDTVAVNPLLRESYTDEALLGWFFWELLWLERGGASPLEGLPAHVVSLDDRFEHIARRAAELGVLPAGSSAAVIRRLFRLYRANWQATLAYRPPETGQDVVLVRAEEPLPQVLEAMHGAAGSLHHLPDNGWGALTGGTVEVVTTPGDHLTIMEEPRVARLARVVSELIHGQEAQSHAS from the coding sequence ATGCGCGACGCCCAGCAGGCGCACCCGAGCGAAGACGTGCACGGTCTTTCCCCGTACCAATCGGGGATCTGGGCGGCCGTCGCGCTGAACAAGGACTCGGCGCAGTACAACCTGCTGCTGCGGGTGCGGTTCGAAGGCGAGCTCGACCTGCCCTTGCTGGCCAAGGTGTTCTCGCGGGTGCTGGCGCGGCACGACAACTTCCGCACGGTGTTCTTCGACGTCGAAGGCGTGCCCTACCAGGACTTCCAGGGAGCCGCCCGGCCGGAGGTCCGCGTGGCCGACCTGTCCGCCGCGGCGGATCCCGGTGCGGTGATGCGGGAAGAGCAGCAACGCCCCTTCCCGCCAGGTGGTCCGCTGGTGCGCGCGACGCTCTTCGTCGAAGGGCCGGGGATCGCGCACGCCCAGGTCGTCGTGCACCACCTCGTCGCCGACGGCTTCTCTTTCACCGTCCTGGCGAACCAGCTCGTCGAGGACTACGACGACGCGCTGAAAGGGCTTACCCGGATCCGCCGCGCGCCGAGCCCGTTCCGGCGGAGCCTGCCGGCGGCGGCCCGGTACCGGGAGTCCGCGGAGTTCCGCGACGATCTGGCGTTCCACCGCGCCGCGCTCGCCGGGGCCACTCCCGTGCTCTTCGCGAAGTCCGGGACCGCGCCGGGCAACGAGCGGCACACCTTCCGGCTGCCGGGGGAGTGGGTGGCCCGGGTCCGCGCCGCCGGACTGCCGATCTTCCCGTACCTCGCCGCCATGACCGGTGTCTTCCTCTCGCGCGTGCACCGGTCGGCGGAGGGCGTCCTCGGCGTCCCGCTGCTCAACCGGGACGACGAATTCCTCGAGACCGTCGGGAGTTTCACCAACACCGTGCCGCTGCGGGTCGCGGTCCCCGCCGGGACCACCGTGCGCGCGCTGGTGGCGGACGTCCAGGCGGCCACCCGGGAACTGCGGCGGCACGGCCGCACCCCGCTGGAGGACATCCTGCGCGAGCTGCCCGGCCGGCCCCGGCAGCTCTACGACGTCACCCTCAGCTACCTGCGGCTGCCCAGCCCGCGGACGAACCTGGTGCACCGCACGGTCATGGAGACGCCGTGCCACGAGCAGGACGCGCTGTCCATCCTGGTCACGGCCGTCGAGGGCCAGGACGACGTCGAGGTGTCCCTCGACTGCGCGCGGGACGTGTTCGGCGCCGAGCTGCCCGGCGAGCGCGTCGCCGCGCTGTTCGGCTGCCTGCTGGAGAACGGGATCGCCGGTGCCGACGGGCCGGTGGCGGAGGTGCCGATGCTGCCCGGCGCCGAGCGGGCGCTGCTCGACGCGTACGGCCGGGGCCCGGAGGTCCCGTTCCGCGACGAAGCCACGTTGAGCGGCCTCTTCGAGGAGCAGGCCGCCCGGCACCCCGGCCGGCTCGCCGTCACCGGCCCGGACTTCCGCCTGAGCTACGCGGATCTGGACGCCGCCGCGAACCGGGTCGCCCGCAAGCTGATCGCCGCGGGTGTGGGGCCGGGCGACCGGGTCGTCGTCGCGCTGGAGCGCGGGCCCGACCTGCTGCCCGCGCTCTTCGGGGTGATCAAGGCGGGCGCCGCGTACGTGCCGGTCGACCCGGCCCACCCCGCCGAGCGCATCCGGTTCCTGGTCGGGGACAGCCGCCCCGCGGCCGTGCTGGTGTCCGGCGGCACCGCCCTGCCGCCGCTCGGCGGGACGCCCGTGTGGCGGGTCGGCGACCTGCGCGAAGGGGACGCCTCGCCGGTCGGCGCGCGCGCCACGGCCACCGACATCGCCTACGTCATCTACACTTCCGGCTCGAGCGGCCGCCCGAAGGGTGTCCTCGTGCGCCACCGCTCGGTGGTGAACCGGCTGGCGTGGATGCAACGCCGCTACCCGCTGGGCGAGCACGACGTCCTGCTGCAGAAGACGCCCACTTCGTTCGACGTCTCGGTGTGGGAGCTGTTCTGGTGGGCGCTCGAAGGCGCCGCGGTCGCGCTGCTGCCGCCCGGCGGCGAGAAGGACCCGCGGACGATCCGGGCCGCGGTCGCCGAGCACGGCGTCACGGTCGCGCACTTCGTCCCGTCGATGCTCGGGTCGTTCCTCGAGGGCGCCGAAGCGGACGCCGGGTCGCTGCGACGGGTGTTCTGCAGCGGGGAAGCGCTTCCCGCCGCGCACGTCGAGCGGTTCAACCGGCTGTTCCGCGTCGCCGGGGGCGGCCCGGAACTGGTGAACCTGTACGGCCCGACCGAGGCGACGGTCGACGTCACCTCCTACGACTGCCCGGCGGGCACCACTGTCGCGCGGGTCCCGATCGGCCGCCCGATCGACAACACGCGCCTCCACGTCGTCGGCGCGCACGGCGAGTTGCAGCCCCTCGGCGTCGCGGGCGAACTGTGCATCGGCGGAGCCGGGGTCGCCGCCGGCTACCTCGGGCGGCCCGGGCTGACCGCCGAACGGTTCGTGCCGGACCCGTTCGGCGGCGAAGGGCGGCTCTACCGCACCGGCGACCTCGCGCGCTGGCTGCCCGGCGGCGACCTCGAGTACCTCGGCCGGCTCGACGACCAGGTCAAGATCCGCGGCAACCGCGTCGAACCCGGCGAGGTCGCCGGCGCCCTGCTGAGCGCGCCCGGGGTCACCGGCGCGGTGGTGGTCGACCGGACGACCGCCGCCCGGGGCACCCACCTCGTCGGCTACTACACCGGCGACGGCACCGGCCTGCGCGAGCACCTGGCGCGCGAGCTGCCGGAGTTCATGATCCCGGCGTTCCTCGTCCCGCTCGACCGGATTCCCCTGACCCCCAACGGGAAAGCCGACCGCCGCGCGCTGCCCGAACCGGCGGCGGGCAGCACCGGCGCGGCCCGCCCGTTCACCGCGCGGGAAGCCGTGCTCGCCGGGATCTGGGGCGAAGTGCTCGGCCGCACCCCCGAGTCACCCGACGAGGACTACTACGCCCTCGGCGGCGATTCCCTGCTGATGCTGCGGATCCGCGCGCTCGCCGAGCAGGGCGGCCTCCGGTTCGCGCTGGCCGATCTCGTGCGCCACCCGACCGTCGGCGGGCTCGCCGAGCACGTCGAAACCGCCGGAGCGGAGGAGATCGCGCCGCCGCGGCTCGGGCTGGTGTCCGCCGTGGACCGCGTCCGGCTGGGCGACGTCGAGGACGCCTACCCGCTGACCCGGCTGCAGCAGGGCCTGATCTACCACAGCCGGGAGGCCGGCTCCACCGTCTACAAGGACGTCTTCCGGTACCGCCTGCGGGTGGCCTGGGACGAGCCGGAGTTCCGGAAGGCGGTCACCCGGCTCGCCCGGCGCCACCCCGCGCTGCGGACGAGCTTCCACCCCGGCGAGTACGCCGAGCCGCTGCAGGTCGTGCACCACGCCGTGCCCGGCGCGCTGGAGGTCGCCGACCTCCGCGGCACCGCCCGCCCGGTGGCCGAAGCCGAAGTGCTGGCCCACATCGAGCGGCGCCGCCACCACGACTACGACTTCGGGACCCCGCCGCTGTACCTGTTCCGGGCGCACGTCCGCGACGACGGCCTGGACCTGGTGTTCAGCTTCCACCACGCCCTGCTCGACGGCGGCAGCGTCGCCACGCTGGTGAGCGAGCTGCTGCGCGGCTACGCGCACGGCCTCGGCCTGCGCGCCGCGCCGGTGCCGGACCTGCCCATGCCCTCGGCGGCGGCGTACCTCCGCGAAGAACGGCACGCGCTGGCTTCGGCCGAGAGCGCCGACTTCTGGCACGGCACCCTCGACGGGAGCGAGGCCTCCTCGATCGGCGGGTTCGGCCCGCACGAACCGCGCGGCGCCCGTGCGACGTCGCACCGCGCGGACCTGGCCCCCGAGCTGGGCGCACGGGTCCGGGACTTCGCCCGCGAACGCGCCCTCTCGGTGAAGTCCGTCCTCTTCGCCGCGCACTGCCTCACGCTGGGCCTGTTCTCCGGCAACCCCGACGTCACGACCGGTGTCGTCACGCACGGCCGCACCCACGACGGCGTCGCCGGGCTCTTCCTCAACACCCTGCCGCTGCGGGTGAGCGCGGGCGGGCGCAGCTGGTCCGGCGTCATCCGCGAAGCGTTCCTCGCGGAGAAGGCGGCCTACGCGCACCGCCGCTACCCGCTCAGCGCCATCCAGGACCGGCTCGGGCGCCCGCCCGCCGTGACGGCGTTCAACTACGTCCACTTCCGGCAGCTCGGCGAAGCGGTCCGGATCCCCGGCGTGGACCTGCTGGCGTTCGACACCTACGAGCAGACCAACTTCGAGCTGCTCGTCAACGTGGTCACCGACCCGGCCGACGACCACCTGTGGCTGCGCGTGGACGGCAACGGCACCACGGTCACCGCCGCGCAGCTCCGCCTGTACGGCGACCACTACGTGCGCGTCCTGACCGAACTGCTCGACCGGCCCGACGATCCCGCCGGCCTGGGCTTCCTCACCGCGCCGCCACCTCAGGCCGTCCCGGCGGCGCACCACGCCGACGTCGTCGCGCGGTTCGACCGGTGCGTCGCGGACCACCCGGCCGCGCTCGCGCTCACCGGGGAAACGCAGTGGACGTACGGCAAGCTGGGCGCGGCCGCGGACGCGGTTGCCGCGAACCTGCGGCGGCGCGGCGTGCGGGCCGGTTCGATCGTCGGGGTCGCGGCCGGGCGGGACCCGGAGACGATCGCGGTCCTGCTCGGCGTGCTCAAGGCGGGCGCGGCGGTGCTGCCGCTCGACACCGGCTACCCGCCGCGGCGGCTGGCCCACCTCGTCGAGCACGCGGACCCGGAGCTGGTCGTCGGTTCCCACCCGGCGCTGCCCACCCGGCGGACCGTCGCCGCGGCCGAGCTGCTGCGGCCGGCGGGTGCGCCGCCCCGCGGGGTCGTCACCCCGGAAACCACCGCGTACGTCCTGTTCACCTCCGGCTCGACCGGGCAGCCCAAGGGCGTCGCCATGCCGCACCGGGCCCTGGCCAACCTGGTCGCCTGGCAGGACCGGACCGCCAGCGGCCGCGCCGCGGTCACCCTCCAGTACGCGCCGCTCAGCTTCGACGTGTCGTTCCAGGAGATCTTCGCGACGCTCTGCTTCGGCGGGACGCTCTGCCTGGTCCCGGACCGGGGCGACCCGGCGGCGGTGCTGCGGCTCATGCGTACCCACCGCGTCGAGCGGGTGTTCCTGCCGTACGTCGCGCTCCAGCAGCTCGCCTCGGCCGCCGTGGCCACGGGTTCGTTCCCCGAGGACCTCCGGGTCGTCATCTCGTCGGGGGAGCAGCTCCGGATCACCGACGAGATCCGGCGGCTGTGCGCCGCGGTGCCGGGGGTGCTGCTGGAAAACCAGTACGGCCCCACCGAGACCCACGTCGTCACCCACCACACGCTCACCGGGCCGCCGGAACACTTCCCGGACCTGCCACCCATCGGCAGGCCGATCGACGGCGCCGCCCTGCACGTCCTCGACGCGGACCTCCGGCGGGTCCCGCCCGGCGTCACAGGCGAGCTGTACGCGGCCGGCACGTGCCTCGCGGACGGCTACCTCGGCCGCGCCGACCTCACCGCGGAACGCTTCCGGGACACCGGATCCGGCCGCCTCTACCGCACCGGCGATCTCGGTTACGCGCTCCCGGACGGCTCGATCGTCTGCACCGGCCGCTCCGACGACCAGGCCAAGGTGCGCGGTTTCCGGGTCGAACCGGCGGAAGCGGAACTGGCACTGGGCGACCTCGCCCGCGGGCCCGGCGAAGTCGCCGTCGTCGTCCGGCCCCGGCACCCGGGCGGGGACAACGAGCTGGTCGCCTTCCTGACCGGCGCCCCCGCCGGCGCGGGCGAGCTGCGCGCGGCGTTGCGCGAGACGCTGCCGGAGCACCTGGTGCCGACGCACTTCCAATGGCTGCCGGACCTGCCGCGCACGCCCAGCGGCAAACGCGACGACGCGGCCCTGCGCGCGCTGCCGCTGGAAGTGGCCGCCACCCACGACACCACGCCGCCGCGCGACGACCGCGAACGCGTGCTCGCCGAGCTGGTCGCGGACCTGCTCGGGCTGCCCGCGATCGGCGTGCACGCCAACGTCTTCGACCTCGGTATGACATCGCTCGTCGCCATGCGGGTCGTGGTGACGCTGGAACAGCGGTTCGGCACCGAGCTGGCGCCGTCGGCCCTGCTGGCCGCGCCCACCGTGGCGACGCTCGCCCGGCGGCTGGGGGCGGCGAAGCCGGTGTTCTCGGCGCTCGTCCCGCTGAAGCCGCACGGCAGCGGGCGGCCGCTGTTCATCGTGCACCCGATGGGCGGCAACGTGCTCTGCTACGTCCCCCTCGCGAAGCACCTGCCGGACGACCTGCCGGTCTACGCCCTGCAGGCGGCCGGCGCGGAGGCGGGCAGCACCCCGCTGTCCACTGTGGAGGACCTGGTCGGGAGCTACCTCGCGGAGATCCGCACGGTGCAGCCGCACGGTCCGTACACGATCGCCGGGTGGTCCTTCGGCGGGTTCGTCGCGTTCGAGCTGGCCCGGCGGCTGGGGGCCGCCGGGGAAGCGGTGGACCGGCCGATCCTGCTCGACACGGTGGCCGTCAACCCGCTGCTGCGGGAGAGCTACACCGACGAGGCGCTGCTCGGCTGGTTCTTCTGGGAGCTGCTGTGGCTCGAGCGCGGCGGTGCCTCGCCGCTCGAAGGGCTGCCCGCGCACGTCGTGTCGCTCGACGACCGGTTCGAGCACATCGCGCGGCGCGCCGCGGAACTGGGCGTGCTGCCGGCGGGCAGCTCGGCCGCGGTGATCCGGCGGCTGTTCCGGCTCTACCGCGCCAACTGGCAGGCCACTCTCGCGTACCGGCCGCCGGAGACCGGCCAGGACGTCGTCCTCGTCCGCGCGGAAGAGCCGCTGCCCCAGGTGCTGGAAGCGATGCACGGCGCGGCGGGCAGCCTGCACCACCTGCCGGACAACGGCTGGGGCGCGCTCACCGGCGGCACCGTCGAAGTCGTCACCACCCCGGGCGACCACCTCACGATCATGGAAGAACCCCGGGTCGCGCGGCTCGCCCGCGTCGTCAGCGAACTGATCCACGGCCAGGAGGCGCAGTCCCATGCCAGCTGA
- a CDS encoding inositol monophosphatase, which produces MTHEPLAAAVREAGARMLERYAAGTRPPGLPELLANLQDNDAAVVEVLRPALARLRPEARWLDDEHGSGPLDPGEWWLIDPVGGNVNAVHGMPDWNIGVSLVRDGRPVLAALYFPVLDELFTAAEGGGAFLNGVPLRVSAKTSLDGSLAGTGQAQPGHDAGFFERMGKSFTAMSEAALYVRISVPVGHQLAQVAAGRMDLHWQLDNVRSHAAGVLLVQEAGGVVTDLDGKPWDLTSESYLAAAPGVHAAALAVLTR; this is translated from the coding sequence ATGACCCACGAACCGCTCGCCGCCGCCGTCCGCGAGGCGGGCGCCCGGATGCTCGAGCGCTACGCCGCCGGGACCCGGCCGCCCGGGCTGCCGGAGTTGCTGGCGAACCTGCAGGACAACGACGCCGCGGTCGTCGAGGTGCTGCGCCCGGCGCTGGCCCGGCTCCGGCCGGAGGCGCGCTGGCTCGACGACGAGCACGGCTCCGGGCCGCTGGACCCGGGCGAGTGGTGGCTGATCGACCCGGTCGGCGGCAACGTCAACGCCGTCCACGGCATGCCCGACTGGAACATCGGGGTCAGCCTCGTCCGCGACGGGCGCCCGGTGCTGGCCGCGCTGTACTTCCCGGTGCTCGACGAGCTGTTCACCGCCGCCGAGGGCGGTGGCGCGTTCCTGAACGGCGTGCCGCTGCGGGTCTCCGCCAAGACTTCGCTCGACGGCTCGCTGGCGGGGACCGGCCAGGCGCAGCCCGGCCACGACGCCGGGTTCTTCGAGCGCATGGGGAAGTCGTTCACCGCGATGTCGGAGGCGGCGCTGTACGTGCGGATCTCCGTGCCGGTCGGCCACCAGCTCGCCCAGGTCGCCGCGGGCCGGATGGACCTGCACTGGCAGCTCGACAACGTCCGCTCGCACGCGGCCGGGGTGCTGCTGGTCCAGGAGGCGGGCGGGGTGGTGACCGACCTCGACGGCAAGCCGTGGGACCTCACGAGCGAGAGCTACCTCGCCGCCGCACCCGGGGTCCACGCCGCGGCCCTGGCGGTCCTCACGAGGTGA
- a CDS encoding LysR family transcriptional regulator → MQLDLNLLTVFDALLEEGSVMGAAERLHLSSPAVSRTLGRLRKVTGDDILVRTGHTMAPTPYALAVREDVHRLVRQAHDVLTPARELDLAELDRTFTIQCHDALAASVVPVLVGRLQDRAPGVRLRVLAEHPADTDDLRHGRVDLELGGGRPELPEFRSAVVGHDSLVVAMRPGHPGADALDLRAYAAHPHVVVSRRGRLTAPIDDVLAAEGLQRRVVAAVATLSTALQTAVRGDVLVTCTAVLGGPLIDAFGLITRPLPAAAPAAPISSTWHQRYDSDPAHAWLREQVSASLGELGAG, encoded by the coding sequence GTGCAACTGGACTTGAACCTGCTCACGGTGTTCGACGCGCTGCTCGAAGAAGGCAGCGTGATGGGCGCGGCCGAGCGGCTGCACCTCTCGTCGCCGGCGGTGAGCCGCACGCTCGGGCGGCTGCGGAAGGTGACCGGTGACGACATCCTGGTCCGCACCGGCCACACGATGGCGCCGACGCCGTACGCGCTGGCGGTCCGGGAAGACGTGCACCGGCTGGTCCGGCAGGCCCACGACGTGCTGACGCCGGCGCGCGAGCTGGACCTGGCCGAACTGGACCGCACCTTCACGATCCAATGCCACGACGCGCTCGCCGCGTCCGTGGTCCCGGTGCTGGTCGGCCGGCTCCAGGACCGCGCCCCCGGCGTGCGGCTGCGGGTGCTGGCCGAGCACCCCGCCGACACCGACGACCTGCGGCACGGCCGCGTCGACCTCGAACTCGGCGGTGGCCGGCCGGAGCTGCCCGAGTTCCGGTCCGCGGTCGTCGGGCACGACTCGCTCGTCGTGGCGATGCGGCCGGGGCACCCGGGCGCCGACGCCCTCGACCTGCGCGCCTACGCCGCGCACCCGCACGTCGTGGTCTCCCGGCGCGGCCGGCTCACCGCGCCGATCGACGACGTCCTGGCCGCCGAAGGCCTGCAGCGCCGGGTGGTCGCGGCCGTGGCGACGCTGTCGACGGCCCTGCAGACGGCGGTGCGCGGCGACGTGCTGGTCACCTGCACCGCGGTCCTCGGCGGCCCGCTCATCGACGCGTTCGGGCTGATCACGCGTCCGCTGCCGGCGGCCGCCCCGGCGGCGCCGATCAGCAGCACCTGGCACCAGCGCTACGACTCCGACCCCGCGCACGCCTGGCTGCGCGAGCAGGTGTCGGCGTCCCTCGGCGAACTCGGCGCGGGCTAA
- a CDS encoding NAD(P)-dependent oxidoreductase: MNLTVLAASGRTGLELTREALRRGHTVTAVARDPARIPLPDGGGLRKAAADVADPASIAAVVDADSVVLSGLGADRAGTLLAGAEAVIAAGPARIIWLGAYGTGPSAEAAGEGAGVLKQFLGDRLGDKVAADTAVLAAGGTVFHAGMLADGPAAPGRRTAGLAEARPFDLGAKVSRATVAAAMLDEAERPRFAGAVALPLAG; the protein is encoded by the coding sequence ATGAACCTCACCGTCCTCGCGGCCTCGGGCCGGACCGGCCTCGAGCTCACCCGCGAAGCGCTCCGGCGCGGACACACCGTCACCGCCGTCGCCCGCGACCCCGCCCGCATCCCGCTCCCCGACGGCGGCGGGCTGCGCAAGGCCGCGGCCGACGTGGCCGACCCGGCGAGCATCGCCGCCGTCGTCGACGCGGATTCCGTGGTCCTGTCCGGACTCGGCGCGGACCGGGCCGGGACGCTGCTGGCCGGTGCCGAAGCCGTGATCGCCGCCGGGCCGGCGCGGATCATCTGGCTGGGCGCGTACGGCACCGGCCCGTCCGCCGAAGCCGCCGGGGAAGGCGCCGGCGTGCTCAAGCAGTTCCTGGGCGACCGGCTCGGGGACAAGGTCGCGGCCGACACCGCCGTTCTCGCCGCCGGCGGCACGGTCTTCCACGCCGGGATGCTCGCCGACGGGCCGGCCGCCCCCGGGCGGCGCACCGCCGGGCTGGCCGAGGCGCGCCCGTTCGACCTCGGGGCGAAGGTCAGCCGGGCGACCGTCGCCGCGGCGATGCTCGACGAGGCCGAGCGCCCGCGCTTCGCCGGTGCGGTCGCGCTGCCGCTGGCCGGTTAG